The following coding sequences are from one Liolophura sinensis isolate JHLJ2023 chromosome 12, CUHK_Ljap_v2, whole genome shotgun sequence window:
- the LOC135479760 gene encoding monocarboxylate transporter 12-like: MFPRDRARDVDRGWAWLVMPAAILAQIIIAVLLYSLGVIQIVLLDTFDEGLVKTSWVLSITSCLLSLPGPFIGFLTNMTSCRTTMMLGSLLIFMGCTSSAFVTRLDHLYVTLSLMTGMGASMVYTPCLVVIGFYFDKYLSVSIALVVTGGGIGMVAGAPLIGFFENVFGWRGMFMMLAGISANLILSAMICRPNSVERSHWGNRADDSDPSGALKEKPSLDDPPSAPGSRWKKTIKTSLKVVLSVPMLLFCSSIFLWSITISLVNLYLPSYVVFNGATMTQSALLFTVMGVCNIVSRLLAGFTVAFVDKFVLYSASFAVMAVLVTGFPFIPPTFTMSMAFAGLMGLCTGGPYVVLTSMTKDLAGLAHLATAFGIEMMVSGTGSLIGPPVAALLAESSGSYLCSFVFAGISCACSAVLGFVLIKFKHPTDVAELDINNPECVSPPHSRPSSVLYASQLSIPGVPSPYLEIRSRTVQLQVPSAD, translated from the exons ATGTTCCCCAGGGACAGAGCACGTGACGTGGACCGCGGCTGGGCCTGGCTTGTTATGCCGGCGGCAATCCTCGCTCAAATCATCATTGCCGTGTTGTTGTATAGCTTAGGCGTCATACAGATCGTCCTGCTAGACACGTTCGATGAGGGACTGGTGAAAACATCCTGGGTACTCAGTATCACTTCCTGTCTCCTCAGTCTACCAG GTCCGTTCATTGGATTCTTGACAAACATGACCAGCTGTAGAACGACCATGATGCTCGGCAGCCTCCTCATCTTCATGGGCTGTACATCCAGTGCATTTGTCACAAGACTGGACCACCTGTACGTCACTCTCTCCCTAATGACAG GCATGGGTGCGAGCATGGTATATACACCTTGCTTGGTGGTTATAGGGTTTTACTTCGACAAGTATCTGAGCGTGTCCATTGCTTTAGTTGTCACGGGTGGAGGAATTGGTATGGTAGCTGGGGCTCCGCTAATTGGATTCTTCGAGAATGTTTTCGGCTGGCGTGGGATGTTTATGATGTTGGCTGGGATTAGCGCCAATCTGATTCTCTCCGCCATGATCTGCCGACCGAATAGCGTGGAGAGGTCCCATTGGGGAAATCGTGCTGATGATTCCGACCCTTCAGGAGCCCTCAAGGAGAAACCATCTCTGGATGACCCTCCTTCTGCGCCGGGGTCTCGCTGGAAGAAAACGATCAAAACTTCTCTGAAAGTCGTTCTTAGCGTGCCTATGCTTTTGTTTTGCAGCAGTATTTTTCTGTGGAGTATAACCATATCATTGGTGAACCTGTATTTACCCAGCTACGTGGTGTTCAACGGAGCCACCATGACACAGTCTGCGCTTCTCTTCACCGTCATGGGCGTCTGTAACATTGTCTCGCGACTTCTCGCGGGATTTACCGTGGCCTTCGTGGACAAGTTTGTTTTATACTCTGCTTCCTTTGCCGTAATGGCCGTGTTGGTGACAGGGTTTCCCTTCATTCCTCCCACTTTCACAATGTCCATGGCATTTGCGGGTTTAATGGGACTGTGCACAGGAGGACCTTACGTAGTGTTGACGTCAATGACGAAAGACTTGGCCGGACTGGCGCACCTTGCCACAGCCTTTGGCATCGAAATGATGGTATCGGGAACTGGCTCCTTGATAGGACCTCCTGTGGCAG CTCTCTTGGCTGAGTCTTCTGGGTCTTACCTGTGCAGCTTTGTGTTTGCAG GTATCTCCTGTGCATGTAGCGCAGTCTTGGGTTTCGTTCTCATCAAGTTCAAGCACCCCACGGACGTCGCGGAGCTAGACATTAACAACCCGGAGTGTGTAAGCCCTCCCCATTCGCGGCCCAGCAGTGTGCTATACGCGAGCCAGTTGTCTATACCAGGAGTTCCGTCCCCTTACCTCGAAATCAGATCCAGAACTGTCCAACTGCAAGTTCCCAGCGCTGATTAA
- the LOC135479761 gene encoding monocarboxylate transporter 12-like translates to MVLRDRAHDVDRGWAWLVMASAILAEIIIAVLVYSLGVIQIVLLDTFDEGLVKTSWVLSITTSLVNLTGLGSGMVFAPSVVIIGFYFDKYLNVAIALVMTGGGIGMLVGAPLLGFFENVFGWRGMFLMLAGISANLFVSAMIIHPNSVERSHWGNRADHSDHPGAVTEKPLDDPPSGPESHWKKTIKTSLKVVLSLPMLLFCSSIFLWSITVSWVNMYLPSYVMFNGATMTQSALLFTVMGVCNIVSRLLTGFTVAFVDKFILYCASFAVIAVLTTGFPFVSPSLTLSMAFAGLMGLFTGGPYVVLTPMTKDLAGLAHLATAFGVEMMVSGTGYLIGPPVAALLTESSGSYLYSFVFAGISCACSAVLGFVLIKFKQPRNVAELDIYDPECKSPRHSRPSSVLYASQLSTPGVPSPYLEIRPRTVELLVPSAD, encoded by the exons ATGGTCCTCCGGGACAGAGCGCATGACGTGGACCGCGGCTGGGCCTGGCTTGTCATGGCTTCGGCAATCCTTGCTGAAATCATCATTGCCGTGTTGGTGTACAGCTTAGGCGTCATACAGATCGTCCTGCTAGACACGTTCGACGAAGGACTGGTGAAGACATCCTGGGTTCTCAGTATAACAACTTCTCTAGTCAATTTAACAG GCCTTGGCTCTGGTATGGTATTTGCACCTTCTGTGGTGATAATAGGGTTTTACTTTGACAAGTACTTAAACGTGGCCATCGCCCTGGTCATGACTGGAGGAGGAATCGGTATGCTAGTTGGTGCCCCGCTGCTTGGATTCTTCGAGAACGTTTTCGGCTGGCGTGGAATGTTCCTGATGTTAGCTGGGATCAGCGCCAATCTGTTCGTGTCTGCCATGATTATTCATCCGAACAGCGTGGAAAGATCCCATTGGGGGAATCGTGCTGATCATTCCGACCACCCAGGAGCCGTCACGGAGAAACCTCTGGATGACCCCCCTTCTGGTCCGGAGTCTCACTGGAAGAAGACGATTAAAACTTCTCTGAAAGTCGTCCTCAGCCTGCCCATGCTTTTGTTTTGCAGCAGCATTTTCCTGTGGAGTATAACCGTTTCCTGGGTGAACATGTATTTACCCAGCTACGTCATGTTCAACGGAGCCACCATGACACAGTCTGCGCTTCTCTTCACAGTCATGGGCGTCTGTAACATTGTCTCGCGACTTCTCACTGGATTTACTGTAGCCTTCGTGGacaagtttattttatattgtgCTTCGTTTGCCGTAATAGCTGTCTTGACAACAGGCTTTCCCTTTGTTTCTCCCTCTTTAACGTTGTCCATGGCATTTGCTGGTCTAATGGGACTCTTTACCGGAGGACCTTACGTAGTGCTAACGCCAATGACGAAAGACTTAGCAGGACTGGCGCACCTTGCTACAGCCTTCGGCGTCGAGATGATGGTATCGGGAACTGGCTACTTGATAGGACCGCCCGTGGCAG CTCTCTTGACGGAGTCTTCAGGGTCTTACCTATACAGCTTTGTGTTTGCAG GTATCTCCTGTGCATGTAGCGCAGTCCTGGGTTTCGTTCTCATCAAGTTCAAGCAGCCCAGGAACGTCGCGGAGTTAGACATTTACGACCCGGAGTGTAAAAGCCCTCGCCATTCGCGGCCCAGCAGTGTGCTGTACGCGAGCCAGTTGTCTACACCAGGAGTTCCGTCCCCTTACCTCGAAATCCGACCGAGAACTGTCGAACTGCTGGTTCCCAGCGCTGATTAA